A genomic segment from Callithrix jacchus isolate 240 chromosome 8, calJac240_pri, whole genome shotgun sequence encodes:
- the CHRNB4 gene encoding neuronal acetylcholine receptor subunit beta-4 isoform X1 translates to MRRAPSLVLFLLFALCGRGDCRVANAEEKLIDDLLNKTRYNYLIRPASSSSQLISIKLQLSLAQLISVNEREQIMTTNVWLKQEWTDYRLTWNSSRYEGVNILRIPAKRLWLPDIVLYNNADGTYEVSVYTNVIVRSNGSVLWLPPAIYKSACKIEVKHFPFDRQNCTLKFRSWTYDHTEIDMVLMSPTASMDDFTPSGEWDIVALPGRRTVNPQDPSYVDVTYDFIIKRKPLFYTINLIIPCVLITSLAILVFYLPSDCGEKMTLCISVLLALTVFLLLISKIVPPTSLDVPLIGKYLMFTMVLVTFSIVTSVCVLNVHHRSPSTHTMAPWVKRCFLHKLPTFLFMKRPGPNSSPARALLPSKSRLTKPEAAATSASPSNLYGNSMYFVNPASAAPKSPAGSTLVGVPRDFRLRSSRRFPQDVQEALEGVSFIAQHMKNDDEDQSVIEDWKYVAMVVDRLFLWVFVFVCVLGTVGLFLPPLFQTHTASEGP, encoded by the exons ATGAGGCGCGCGCCTTCCCTGGTCCTTTTCCTCCTGTTCGCCCTTTGCGGGCGCG GGGACTGCCGCGTGGCCAATGCTGAGGAGAAGCTGATAGACGATCTTCTGAACAAAACCCGTTACAACTACCTGATCCGCCCAGCCTCCAGCTCCTCACAACTCATCTCCATCAAGCTGCAGCTCTCCCTGGCCCAGCTCATCAGCGTG AATGAGCGAGAGCAGATCATGACCACCAATGTCTGGCTGAAACAG GAATGGACTGACTACCGCCTGACCTGGAACAGCTCCCGCTATGAGGGTGTGAACATCCTGAGGATCCCGGCAAAGCGCCTCTGGTTGCCCGACATTGTGCTTTACAACAA cgCCGACGGGACCTATGAGGTGTCTGTCTACACCAATGTTATAGTCCGGTCCAATGGCAGCGTCCTGTGGCTGCCCCCTGCCATCTACAAGAGCGCCTGCAAAATTGAGGTGAAGCACTTTCCCTTCGACCGGCAGAACTGCACCCTCAAGTTCCGTTCCTGGACCTACGACCACACGGAGATAGACATGGTCCTCATGTCGCCCACAGCCAGCATGGATGACTTTACTCCCAGTGGCGAGTGGGACATAGTGGCCCTCCCAGGGCGAAGGACAGTGAACCCACAGGACCCCAGCTACGTAGACGTGACTTATGACTTCATCATCAAGCGCAAGCCGCTGTTCTACACCATCAACCTCATTATCCCCTGCGTGCTCATCACCTCGCTGGCCATCCTCGTCTTCTACCTGCCATCCGACTGTGGCGAGAAGATGACGCTGTGCATCTCCGTGCTGCTGGCGCTCACCGTCTTCCTGCTGCTCATCTCCAAGATCGTGCCGCCCACCTCCCTCGACGTGCCGCTCATCGGGAAGTACCTCATGTTCACCATGGTGCTGGTCACCTTCTCCATCGTCACCAGCGTCTGTGTGCTCAATGTGCATCACCGCTCGCCCAGCACCCACACCATGGCGCCCTGGGTCAAGCGCTGCTTCCTGCACAAGCTGCCCACCTTCCTCTTCATGAAGCGCCCTGGCCCCAACAGCAGCCCGGCCAGAGCCCTCCTGCCCAGCAAGTCACGCCTGACCAAGCCCGAGGCCGCTGCCACCTCCGCCAGCCCCTCCAACCTCTATGGGAACTCCATGTACTTTGTGAACCCTGCCTCTGCAGCTCCCAAGTCTCCAGCCGGCTCCACCCTGGTGGGTGTCCCCAGGGACTTCCGGCTGCGGTCCTCCAGGAGGTTCCCACAGGATGTGCAGGAGGCATTAGAAGGTGTCAGCTTCATCGCCCAGCACATGAAGAATGACGATGAAGACCAGAGT GTCATTGAGGACTGGAAGTACGTGGCTATGGTGGTGGACCGGCTATTCCTGTGGGTGttcgtgtttgtgtgtgtcctgGGCACTGTGGGGCTCTTCCTACCGCCCCTCTTCCAGACCCATACAGCTTCTGAAGGGCCCTAG
- the CHRNB4 gene encoding neuronal acetylcholine receptor subunit beta-4 isoform X2, whose protein sequence is MRRAPSLVLFLLFALCGRGDCRVANAEEKLIDDLLNKTRYNYLIRPASSSSQLISIKLQLSLAQLISVNEREQIMTTNVWLKQEWTDYRLTWNSSRYEGVNILRIPAKRLWLPDIVLYNKSLRTGSTWLWWWTGYSCGCSCLCVSWALWGSSYRPSSRPIQLLKGPRLPSVTEGLLYCGVRGCEWPGGQFAASFWVVADEALNKYVTIGHQPHQTSHSCGRGKDGGLDCPLRILGGIPGSPSKRELQTVQFRPVFLPCTGHWGRR, encoded by the exons ATGAGGCGCGCGCCTTCCCTGGTCCTTTTCCTCCTGTTCGCCCTTTGCGGGCGCG GGGACTGCCGCGTGGCCAATGCTGAGGAGAAGCTGATAGACGATCTTCTGAACAAAACCCGTTACAACTACCTGATCCGCCCAGCCTCCAGCTCCTCACAACTCATCTCCATCAAGCTGCAGCTCTCCCTGGCCCAGCTCATCAGCGTG AATGAGCGAGAGCAGATCATGACCACCAATGTCTGGCTGAAACAG GAATGGACTGACTACCGCCTGACCTGGAACAGCTCCCGCTATGAGGGTGTGAACATCCTGAGGATCCCGGCAAAGCGCCTCTGGTTGCCCGACATTGTGCTTTACAACAA GTCATTGAGGACTGGAAGTACGTGGCTATGGTGGTGGACCGGCTATTCCTGTGGGTGttcgtgtttgtgtgtgtcctgGGCACTGTGGGGCTCTTCCTACCGCCCCTCTTCCAGACCCATACAGCTTCTGAAGGGCCCTAGGCTGCCCAGCGTGACTGAGGGCCTCCTGTATTGTGGAGTAAGAGGATGCGAGTGGCCAGGTGGACAGTTTGCTGCTTCCTTCTGGGTTGTGGCTGATGAGGCCCTAAATAAATATGTGACCATTGGCCATCAACCCCATCAAACCAGCCACAGCTGTGGAAGAGGCAAGGATGGGGGCCTGGACTGTCCTCTCCGAATCCTTGGAGGGATCCCAGGAAGCCCCAGCAAGAGGGAGCTTCAGACAGTTCAGTTCCGCCCTGTCTTTCTTCCCTGCACCGGGCACTGGGGAAGAAGATGA